The Cellulosilyticum sp. I15G10I2 genome has a segment encoding these proteins:
- a CDS encoding type IV pilus twitching motility protein PilT has protein sequence MDIEQMFKDAALQEAADIFVVAGLPLSFKIHGKITSQGVEKLMPKDTGEIIHAIYALAGREINKFLQEGDDDFSFSIHNVGRFRVNAYKQRGSEAAVIRVVKFELPDVSKLKIPQEVISLHQKTKGLILVTGPAGSGKSTTLSCIIDKINKTRSCHVITLEDPIEFIHKHDKSIVSQREITTDTSSYVQGLRAALRESPDVILLGEMRDFETINIAMTAAETGQLVLATLHTLGAANTIDRIIDVFPPSQQQQIRIQLSMVLQAVVSQQLIPTLEDALVPAFEVMFVNSAIRNMIRESKVHQIDSVIYASAEEGMRNMDASILKLYQSGVISADHAKFYSTNYETMCKKVR, from the coding sequence ATGGATATAGAACAAATGTTTAAAGACGCAGCCTTGCAAGAAGCAGCAGATATATTTGTAGTAGCGGGGCTGCCACTTTCATTTAAAATACACGGAAAGATTACATCTCAAGGGGTAGAGAAGTTAATGCCAAAAGATACAGGAGAGATCATTCACGCCATCTATGCCCTTGCAGGAAGAGAGATTAATAAATTTTTGCAAGAAGGAGATGATGATTTTTCCTTTTCTATCCATAACGTAGGACGGTTCAGAGTAAATGCTTATAAGCAAAGGGGATCAGAGGCTGCGGTTATTCGTGTCGTAAAGTTTGAACTCCCTGATGTGAGTAAACTCAAAATCCCACAAGAAGTTATTAGCTTACATCAAAAAACAAAAGGGCTTATTTTAGTAACAGGCCCCGCAGGGAGCGGTAAGTCTACCACCCTTTCTTGTATTATAGATAAAATTAATAAAACACGCAGCTGCCATGTGATCACTTTAGAAGATCCTATAGAATTTATACATAAACATGATAAGAGTATTGTAAGCCAAAGAGAGATTACAACGGATACCAGCAGCTATGTACAAGGACTAAGGGCGGCTCTTCGAGAATCACCGGATGTTATTTTGCTTGGAGAAATGAGGGATTTTGAAACGATTAATATTGCAATGACAGCAGCAGAAACAGGACAATTAGTACTTGCGACACTGCATACGCTAGGGGCTGCTAATACAATAGACCGTATCATAGATGTATTCCCACCCAGCCAACAGCAGCAGATTCGGATACAGTTATCAATGGTACTGCAGGCCGTGGTCTCCCAGCAGCTTATTCCCACTTTGGAAGATGCATTGGTACCTGCGTTTGAAGTGATGTTTGTAAATAGCGCCATTCGTAATATGATAAGAGAATCTAAGGTACACCAGATTGACTCAGTGATCTATGCTTCTGCTGAGGAAGGGATGAGAAATATGGATGCCAGCATATTAAAACTCTATCAGAGCGGTGTTATTTCAGCAGATCATGCAAAGTTTTATAGTACAAATTATGAGACAATGTGTAAGAAGGTAAGATAA
- a CDS encoding phosphoenolpyruvate carboxykinase (ATP): MATKARFIRTDIGAGNPIFNQIRTTIETAFYGNNVIPVTSLKEAYKLAKDAPGTVVTDVPVYKPDLLGLDEDTKILLFNDGAVSGRAAAARKIMGEPGVNPGEYALKICEAIYQARTKKLYHAQSIVGLDKDFSVKAHLCIPQTQENIMYSWLLNFQAINEEVSIMYANSTELANEGDIYIFSDPSWSHPEHPMGLTFFDPDHNCAAILGMRYFGEHKKGTLTLAWALANRHGYASCHGGQKRYNLEGGRSFVAGVFGLSGSGKSTITHARHNDKYDITVLHDDAFVISTENGSSVALEPAYFDKTQDYPLTCDDNKYLVTMQNCGATVDAEGKIVPVTEDIRNGNGRAVKSILWSPNRVNKFDEPVNAIFWLMKDPTLPPVLKLSGSELASVMGATLATKRTSAERLAPGVDPNALVVEPYANPFRTYPLADDYNKFKALVAKRNVDCYILNTGDFMGKKVTPTITLGILEAIVEDKASFKPWGPFSDIEIMEIEGFVPDLSDINYVDQLQKRMQDRALYIKSRDTEKGGFDKLPTDALFALEKVVSEAHEASFN; encoded by the coding sequence ATGGCAACAAAAGCAAGATTTATTAGAACCGACATCGGTGCAGGCAACCCTATTTTCAATCAAATCCGTACAACGATCGAAACTGCTTTTTATGGCAACAATGTAATTCCTGTAACTTCATTAAAAGAAGCTTACAAACTAGCTAAAGATGCTCCTGGTACAGTCGTAACAGATGTGCCAGTTTATAAACCTGACCTCCTAGGCCTTGATGAAGATACCAAAATTCTTCTTTTCAATGATGGCGCCGTAAGCGGACGCGCCGCCGCAGCTCGTAAAATCATGGGCGAACCAGGCGTTAATCCAGGAGAATATGCTTTAAAAATATGTGAAGCTATTTACCAAGCGCGCACTAAAAAGTTATACCACGCACAATCTATTGTAGGTCTTGACAAAGATTTTTCTGTAAAAGCACATCTTTGCATTCCACAAACCCAAGAAAACATTATGTATTCATGGTTATTAAACTTCCAGGCAATCAATGAAGAAGTATCCATAATGTATGCAAACTCTACAGAACTTGCAAATGAAGGTGATATCTACATATTCTCAGATCCAAGCTGGTCACATCCAGAACATCCAATGGGTCTCACCTTCTTTGATCCCGATCATAACTGTGCAGCTATCTTAGGCATGAGGTATTTTGGAGAACATAAAAAAGGTACATTAACCCTTGCCTGGGCACTTGCTAACCGCCATGGTTATGCATCCTGCCACGGCGGACAAAAACGCTACAATCTTGAAGGCGGCAGATCTTTTGTTGCTGGAGTATTCGGTCTTTCCGGTTCTGGCAAATCAACGATTACACACGCCCGTCATAATGATAAATATGATATCACTGTTCTTCATGACGATGCTTTTGTTATCTCAACTGAAAACGGCTCTTCTGTAGCCCTCGAACCTGCTTATTTTGATAAAACACAAGATTATCCTCTTACCTGTGACGATAATAAATATCTTGTTACGATGCAAAACTGCGGTGCGACTGTTGATGCGGAAGGCAAAATTGTTCCTGTTACAGAAGATATCCGCAACGGCAACGGCCGCGCTGTTAAATCTATCTTGTGGTCTCCAAACCGGGTGAATAAGTTTGATGAACCCGTTAATGCAATCTTCTGGCTCATGAAGGACCCTACACTTCCCCCAGTACTCAAATTAAGCGGTTCAGAACTTGCTTCTGTAATGGGGGCTACCCTTGCAACCAAACGTACAAGTGCAGAAAGACTAGCTCCTGGCGTAGATCCAAATGCGTTAGTCGTTGAACCTTATGCTAATCCGTTCAGAACTTATCCGCTAGCAGATGATTATAATAAGTTCAAAGCCCTGGTAGCCAAAAGAAATGTAGACTGCTATATTTTAAATACCGGCGATTTCATGGGCAAAAAAGTAACGCCAACTATTACACTTGGCATACTTGAAGCTATTGTTGAAGATAAAGCATCATTTAAACCTTGGGGACCATTCTCTGATATTGAAATCATGGAAATCGAAGGCTTTGTACCTGATTTAAGTGATATAAACTATGTCGATCAATTACAAAAACGCATGCAGGACCGCGCTTTATATATTAAATCTCGTGATACTGAAAAAGGTGGATTTGATAAACTTCCAACTGATGCTCTTTTTGCCTTAGAAAAAGTGGTTAGCGAAGCTCATGAGGCTTCATTTAACTAG
- the trhA gene encoding PAQR family membrane homeostasis protein TrhA translates to MKRYIREPINALTHLTGAALSLIGTFFLLVSYKSNTSFSIAAIISILIFGTSLVLLYTTSGIYHLVKTTDTVLLRLKKLDHSMIFILIAGSYTPFCLLSLTGIWKWGIIVTVWTLALVGITLKICWITMPRWLSTFLYIGMGWIALFALKPLYHSLSFGGFFFLALGGIMYTVGGIIYGLKKPNISKAFGFHELFHIFVMLGSACHYWAVLRYVL, encoded by the coding sequence ATGAAACGTTATATCAGAGAACCCATTAATGCTTTAACTCATTTAACAGGAGCCGCCCTCTCACTCATAGGTACATTCTTTTTACTTGTTTCTTATAAAAGCAATACTTCTTTTAGTATAGCAGCTATCATTTCTATTCTTATATTTGGCACAAGTCTCGTTTTATTATACACAACAAGTGGTATCTATCATTTAGTTAAGACAACAGATACGGTGCTTTTAAGACTAAAGAAATTGGACCATTCCATGATTTTTATATTAATAGCAGGTTCCTATACCCCTTTTTGCCTGCTTTCTTTAACAGGTATCTGGAAGTGGGGCATTATCGTTACCGTTTGGACGCTGGCACTTGTTGGCATCACCCTTAAGATATGCTGGATCACTATGCCTAGATGGCTCTCTACCTTTTTGTATATAGGCATGGGATGGATTGCTTTATTTGCGCTTAAACCGCTTTATCATTCCTTGTCCTTTGGCGGCTTCTTCTTTCTGGCACTCGGCGGTATTATGTACACAGTAGGCGGTATTATATACGGACTAAAAAAACCTAACATCTCCAAAGCATTTGGATTTCATGAACTGTTCCATATCTTTGTTATGTTAGGCAGTGCTTGCCATTATTGGGCAGTACTGCGGTATGTGCTCTAA
- a CDS encoding aminotransferase class V-fold PLP-dependent enzyme, which produces MKKDRDYRILFNGIEVPIQLISGKYVIPINFDNAATTPPLKKVDTFIYDNLLLYSSIGRGGQKSAYCTEAYELSRQEILNFFNLTEQDGYTTIYVKNTTEGLNFLANILCGHKMDKVLATRMEHHANDLPWRMAAHTLYIDVDYEGKLNLQHIKEKLERGQGTIKYVTVTAASNVTGYINPIHDIARLAHQYGAMIIVDAAQLVAHRRIDMKGTGKDDAIDFLVFSGHKMYAPFGSGVVIGLKEIFDKKSPYLVGGGTVTAVFDDDVYWKNTPQKNEAGTPNFLGAMSIVAAMIVLSEIGFDEISSHEERLKQRLLSGLARIPQIICYGDSKDSNRLGVVSFNIRDIHYERMAQLLADIRGVAVRSGCFCAQPYVARLLGISNEERYRYMLNKDLKLPGMLRASLGLYNTEEEVDEFLNTIEHIIKYAKVKDKYIY; this is translated from the coding sequence ATGAAAAAAGACAGAGATTATCGTATATTATTTAATGGCATAGAAGTCCCTATACAATTAATAAGCGGAAAGTATGTTATTCCTATTAACTTTGATAATGCGGCAACCACTCCTCCTTTAAAAAAAGTTGATACTTTTATTTATGATAATCTTCTTTTGTATAGTTCGATTGGCCGAGGGGGACAAAAATCAGCTTATTGTACTGAGGCCTATGAACTATCAAGGCAAGAAATTTTAAACTTTTTTAACTTAACAGAGCAAGATGGTTATACCACCATTTATGTTAAAAATACAACAGAAGGATTGAACTTTCTTGCAAACATATTGTGCGGTCATAAAATGGATAAAGTGCTTGCAACCCGTATGGAACACCATGCCAACGACCTTCCTTGGCGTATGGCAGCTCATACACTTTACATAGATGTGGATTATGAAGGTAAGCTCAATCTACAACACATTAAAGAAAAATTAGAGCGGGGACAAGGAACAATTAAGTATGTTACGGTAACAGCTGCAAGTAATGTGACAGGCTATATCAATCCTATACATGATATCGCCCGTCTTGCACATCAGTACGGCGCTATGATTATAGTGGATGCAGCTCAGCTAGTGGCCCATAGACGTATTGATATGAAAGGCACTGGGAAAGATGATGCAATAGATTTTTTGGTATTCTCTGGTCATAAAATGTATGCACCATTTGGAAGTGGTGTAGTGATCGGATTAAAAGAAATATTTGATAAGAAAAGTCCCTATTTAGTAGGAGGTGGCACTGTAACGGCCGTTTTTGATGATGATGTCTATTGGAAGAATACACCACAAAAAAATGAGGCTGGAACACCTAATTTTTTAGGGGCGATGTCTATTGTAGCGGCTATGATTGTCCTAAGCGAGATAGGATTTGATGAGATAAGCAGCCATGAAGAGCGCTTAAAACAGCGCCTGTTAAGCGGCCTCGCACGTATTCCGCAAATCATATGCTATGGGGATTCAAAGGACAGTAACAGACTGGGAGTAGTCTCTTTTAACATAAGAGATATTCATTATGAGCGCATGGCACAACTGCTAGCTGATATAAGAGGTGTCGCTGTAAGAAGTGGTTGTTTTTGTGCGCAGCCGTATGTCGCACGACTTCTGGGGATTAGCAACGAAGAACGGTATCGGTATATGCTTAATAAAGATCTTAAGCTCCCAGGAATGTTAAGGGCAAGTTTGGGATTATATAATACAGAAGAGGAAGTAGATGAATTTTTAAATACGATAGAGCACATTATTAAATACGCTAAGGTAAAGGACAAATATATTTATTAG
- a CDS encoding DUF1836 domain-containing protein, with translation MEEKSLNEIIRELELSESIELSSIPNIDLYMDQVITLFEDKLTHTKRNKADKLLTKTMINNYTKDKLLMPAAKKKYTKEHIILMILLYELKHILTIGDIKELFRVIIKDDKVDAKKLSSIYQTYLNSKIRAIETFETSVEATTKALKEEISKMDLANDKQIENMLLAIMLTEKATYYKRLAEKIIDEKIGARE, from the coding sequence ATGGAAGAAAAAAGTTTAAATGAGATTATAAGAGAATTGGAATTAAGCGAAAGTATAGAACTTAGCAGTATTCCAAATATTGATCTTTATATGGATCAGGTTATTACACTTTTTGAAGACAAGCTCACACACACCAAAAGAAATAAGGCAGACAAGTTGCTTACTAAAACGATGATTAATAATTACACTAAAGATAAACTTCTGATGCCGGCTGCTAAAAAGAAATATACAAAAGAGCATATTATCCTTATGATACTTTTATATGAATTAAAACACATTCTCACGATAGGTGATATTAAAGAGCTTTTTAGAGTGATTATTAAAGATGATAAAGTAGATGCTAAAAAGCTCAGCAGTATTTATCAAACCTATTTAAACTCTAAAATAAGAGCCATAGAAACTTTTGAAACTTCAGTAGAAGCCACAACTAAGGCCTTAAAAGAAGAAATAAGTAAGATGGATTTAGCGAATGATAAACAGATAGAAAATATGCTGCTTGCTATTATGCTTACCGAAAAAGCAACATATTATAAGCGTTTAGCAGAAAAGATAATTGACGAGAAAATAGGCGCCAGAGAATAG